GGGCACGCCTTCCACAGCATGATGTGCAAGGACGAGCCGCTGCTGCACTACCGGCACAGCCCGATCGAGTTCGCCGAGGTGGCGAGCATGTCGATGGAGCTCCTGAGCATGCCGCACTGGGGCGGGGCCAACGGCTTTTACGGCGACGAGGCCAAGCACGCCCGGGCGATTCGCGAGCAGCTGGAGGGCAGCGTCTCGACGCTGGCGTGGATCGCGACCATCGACGCGTTCCAGCACTTCATCTATAGCAACCCCGAGCACACGCATGAGGAACGGACCGCGGCGTGGCTCGAGCTCGACGAGCGGTTTGGCAACGACGTGTCGTGGGACGGCCTGCAGCGCGAGCGCGAGACGCAGTGGCAGCGGCAGCTCCATCTGTTCAGCCACCCGTTCTATTACATCGAGTATGGCATCGCCCAGCTCGGCGCGCTGCAGCTCTGGATGCGCTCGCTCGACGAGGGCGAGTCGACCGCCATCGACGCGTACCTGCACGCGCTCTCGCTGGGTGGCTCGCGTCCGCTGCCCGAACTGTTCGAGGCGGCGGGCATCAAGCTGGACTTCTCGGTCGGCACGATCTCGCGGCTGGTCGAGCGTGTCGAGGCCGAACTGTCCAAGCTGCCCGAGTAATCACGAACCTTCAGAATTCCTTCGGAGAACACCGCATGTCGAAGTACGCCGAGTTGTGCGCCTACGCGCGTCAGGGGGCCACGCTTCGGTCCATCGCCGCCCTGCTGGGGTGGGACCAGGAAACCTACATGCCCAAGGGCGGCGGCGAGGCCCGGGCCGAGCAGATGGCGTTGCTCGCCGGCATGATGCACGAGCGCGGCACGTCGACGGAGATGGGCGACCTGATCTCGGCGGCCGAGGGCGAGGGCCTGAACGACCAGCAGCGGGCGTGCGTGCGCGAGTTCCGGCGGGACTACGACAAGCGGACGAAGCTGCCCAAGTCGCTCGTCGAAGAGCTTGCGCGCACGGGAAGCAAGGCCCAGGACGTGTGGAAGCACGCGCGCAAGAACAACGACTTCAAGACCTTCGAGCCCTGGCTGAGCAAGATGGTCGACCTGTCTCGGCAGAAGGCCGAAGCCTACGGCTATGCGGGCGAGCTCTACGACGCGCTGCTCGACGAGTACGAGCCCAACGCGACGGCCAAGGAGGTCGAGGACGTCTTCACGCCGCTGGGCGAGCAGCTCTCGGCGCTCGTCAAGGAGCTAACCGAGAGCGGAACCGCGCCAGACGACGCACCGACGAAGGTTCATGCGCCCGAGGAACGCCAGCACGCGCTGGGCATGCACGTGCTCCGGGCCATCGGCTTCGACCTCGACGCCGGCCGGCTGGACATCACCACGCACCCCTTCTGCGAGGGACTTGCGCCCGGCGACACGCGGCTGACGACGCGCTACGACGAGGAGTACTTCCCCGGCGCGCTCTACGGCACGATGCACGAGGCCGGCCACGGCATGTACGAGCAGGGTCTGCCCAAGGGCGGCACGCATGAAGGACCGGGCGGCGCGCAGGTCAACAGCTTCGGCACGCCGCTGGCCGACGACATCTCGCTGGGCATCCACGAGAGCCAGAGCCGGATGTGGGAGAACATGGTCGGCCGCAGCCGACCGTTCTGGACCTGGATCTACAAGGAAGCGTGCGACCAGTTCGCCGAACTTGGCAAGTTCGAGCAGGAAGAGGTCTACCGCGCCGTCAACATCGTGCGGCCGACGTTCATCCGCGTCGAGGCCGACGAGGGCACGTACAACCTGCACGTGATGCTGCGCTTCGGTATCGAGCGGGCGATGCTTTCGGGCGACCTGTCGGTCGCCGATCTGCCAGGCGCCTGGAACGCCCGTTTCAAGGAACTGCTGGGGCTCGACGTGCCCGACGACACCAACGGCTGCCTGCAGGACGTGCACTGGAGCTTCGGGCTGTTCGGCTACTTCCCGACGTACACGCTGGGCAACCTCTATGCCGCCCAGTTCTGGCAGACGATCAACAACGACCTGCCGGGGCTCGAGGACGAGTTCGCCAAGGGCGACTTCGGCCGGCTCAAGCAATGGCTGAACACCAACATCCACTCGCACGGCCGGCGGTACGGCGCGGGCGAGCTGTGCGAGAAGGTCACCGGGCGGCCGCTCGAGAGCCAGCCGCTGATGGACTACCTGGGCGGTAAGCTCCGTGAGGTGTACAAGCTCTGATCGAGCTCAGGCGTCGTCGCTCTTGCGGAGGCGGACCTCGTCGACGGTGGTCGTCGTCCGACGGAGGATGACTTCGTCGTTGTCGCCGATCTCGCGCGGGGGCTTGTCGACCGTGGGATCGGTCTTCACGGCCTTGACGATCTCGCCGACGAAGGCGCCCAGGGAGCGCATCAGGCCCGGCTTGTTCTGGGACTGGTTTTGGTCTTCGCTCATGCCTTGGCCTTGGCGGGAGTGGCACGGTTGATCGTGGGCGTCGGGAGCGTGCCGCGGAGGCGTTCGAAGTCCGGGCGTTTGAGCAGTTCGGTGCCGGGCGTGATGGCGGCGGCGGCGCCGGCGGCGACGCCGTCGCGAAGGATGTCCTCGGGCGAGCAGCCGCGCTCGATGGCCAGCACGGCCGCGGCGACCATGCTGTCGCCCGCGCCGGTGGCGCTCCTGACGTCGATCCTGGGCGCCGGGCAGTGGGCGTAACCGTCCTTGACGGCCAGGACGGCGCCGTCGCCGCCCATGCTGACGAGCACGTACGTGATGTTGTGCTTCTGGGCGAGCTCGATCGCCGCAGCGCCGACGACGGCGTGGTCCGACTCGTCGGGATTCATGCCCCCCACCGCATCGGCGAGTTCGCGCCGGTTGGGCTTGACCATGCATACGCCCATTCCCAGTGCTTCGCGG
This Phycisphaerales bacterium DNA region includes the following protein-coding sequences:
- a CDS encoding carboxypeptidase M32; translation: MSKYAELCAYARQGATLRSIAALLGWDQETYMPKGGGEARAEQMALLAGMMHERGTSTEMGDLISAAEGEGLNDQQRACVREFRRDYDKRTKLPKSLVEELARTGSKAQDVWKHARKNNDFKTFEPWLSKMVDLSRQKAEAYGYAGELYDALLDEYEPNATAKEVEDVFTPLGEQLSALVKELTESGTAPDDAPTKVHAPEERQHALGMHVLRAIGFDLDAGRLDITTHPFCEGLAPGDTRLTTRYDEEYFPGALYGTMHEAGHGMYEQGLPKGGTHEGPGGAQVNSFGTPLADDISLGIHESQSRMWENMVGRSRPFWTWIYKEACDQFAELGKFEQEEVYRAVNIVRPTFIRVEADEGTYNLHVMLRFGIERAMLSGDLSVADLPGAWNARFKELLGLDVPDDTNGCLQDVHWSFGLFGYFPTYTLGNLYAAQFWQTINNDLPGLEDEFAKGDFGRLKQWLNTNIHSHGRRYGAGELCEKVTGRPLESQPLMDYLGGKLREVYKL